In Cyprinus carpio isolate SPL01 chromosome B16, ASM1834038v1, whole genome shotgun sequence, the following are encoded in one genomic region:
- the LOC109105750 gene encoding myosin-10-like isoform X7, producing the protein MSRPAGGSVNDVTHFLSTGAGPASPTSVFSASSQADWAAKRLVWVPSEKHGFESASMREERGDEVDVELTDSGKKLTLSREELQRMNPPRFSKVEDMADLTCLNEASVLNNLRERYYSGLIYTYSGLFCVVINPYKNLPIYTESIIEMYRGKKRHEMPPHIYAISEAAYRSMLQDREDQAILCTGESGAGKTENTKKVIQYLAHVASSHKSGTLGRPKDSALQMDGTRSLGRGSSSVNRTMQYGELERQLLQANPILEAFGNAKTVKNDNSSRFGKFIRINFDVAGYIVGANIETYLLEKSRAIRQAKEERTFHIFYQLLSGASEAMRKELLLGSADQYRFLCGGSLPVQGQSDSENFTQTMDSVTIMGFTQEESTSMLKVISAVLQFGNITFHKEKNTDQASMPDDTAAQKLCHLLGISVLEFSRAILTPRIKVGREYVQKAQTKQQADFAVEALAKATYERLFRWLVHRINRALDRRQRQGASFIGILDIAGFEIFQLNSFEQLCINYTNEKLQQLFNHTMFVLEQEEYQREGIEWNFIDFGLDLQPCIDLIERPAHPPGVLALLDEECWFPRATDRSFVDKLSAEQGSHSKFMRPRQLKEEADFSIKHYAGKVDYKADEWLIKNMDPLNDNVASLLHQSSDPFISELWREVERIVGLDQVSSGESSGPVNFGAAGLKTKKGMFRTVGQLYKESLAKLMATLRNTNPNFLRCIIPNHEKRAGKLSPHLVLDQLRCNGVLEGIRICRQGFPNRIPFQEFRQRYEILTPNAIPRTFMDGKQACELMISALELDKNLFRVGQSKVFFRAGVLAHLEEERDLKITDTIIHFQSVARGYLARRAFHKKQQQLSALRVMQRNCAAYLKLRNWQWWRLFTKVKPLLQVTRQDEEIQAREAQLQKAKDNLSKLEHDFSELDRKNQQLMEEKSVLTDQLQAEAELFAEAEEMRARLASRKQELEDVLGELESRLEEEEERTLQLTNEKKRIQQHVQDLEEQLEEEEGTRQRLQLEKVTLESKVKSLEAETLTVGEQRDRLSKEKKQLEERLNEVSDQLTEEEEKVKSLNKLKNKQEAVIADLEERLKREEQGRLEQEKWKRRMEGEAVEAQEQLSDLSLLVTELRGSLSQREKEITTLQTRLEEEAARRTEAQRALREAMSQVSELKEEVDNEKGMRERAEKQRRDLGEELEALRTELEDTLDTTAAQQELRSRREAELGELQRCLEEETRRHEAQLSELRIKHTAAIDSLQEQLDNAKRSRQSLEKAKAVLEEERMNLSAELKTLQGGKMESERGRKRAEGQLQELNARLSQAERERGEREERLSKLQLELESLSSSLSSSESKSHRLSKEVSSLESQLHDVQELLQEETRQKLALGSRVRALEEEKTGLMERLEEEEEKTRELTRQIQNHTQQLSDLKRQTEEVNSAVEVGEEARRKMQRELENAIQREKAKEEEKERIERQKERLREEIEDMTIALQRERQNCTALEKRQKKFDQCLAEEKAVSARLLEERDRAEAESREKETRFLSLSRALQEATDQRDELERTNKQLRLEMEQLVNAQDDVGKNVHELERSRRALETEAQSLKEQTQELEDELTEAENARLRLEVTLQALRAQFEREISTKEEKGEEKRRALNKQVRELETMLEEEKTQRAQALTVKKQLETELQEAEAQVETANRGREEALRQMKRLQTQMKELIRELDETKLARDEIVAQSKDSEKRLQTLEAELLQLTEELAVSERQRRQAQQEREELADEIVNSTTGKSALLEEKRRLEARITQLEEELEEEQSNAELLAERQRKSNLQVETLTVQLSGERTLAQKSESARETLERQNKDLKTRLSEMEGAVKGKHRLSVAALEAKIESVEEQLEQERQERAMANKLVRKTEKKLKEVLIQVEDERRHADQYREQLDKSMGRLRQLKRQLEEVEEENSRSNAQRRKLQRELEEMSDSMQIMNRELNTLRSQLRRAPLPISMRAGRRALVDDLSQENSDSEDPGASPTPSSGPPGTPTPSDNALGPPPPYSLTDAE; encoded by the exons TCTGCAAGCATGCGCGAGGAGCGAGGCGACGAGGTGGATGTGGAGCTTACAGACAGTGGGAAGAAGCTGACGCTTTCGAGGGAGGAGCTCCAGCGGATGAACCCACCTCGATTCAGTAAAGTTGAAGACATGGCCGATCTCACGTGCCTCAATGAGGCCTCTGTCTTAAACAACCTACGAGAGAGATACTATTCAGGACTCATATAT ACATACTCCGGCCTGTTTTGTGTGGTGATCAACCCCTATAAGAACCTGCCCATCTATACAGAATCCATCATAGAGATGTATCGTGGGAAGAAACGGCACGagatgcccccacatatctacgccATATCGGAGGCGGCCTACAGGAGCATGCTGCAAG ACAGAGAAGATCAGGCCATCCTGTGCAC aggggAATCTGGTGCAGGAAAGACGgagaacacaaaaaaagtgaTTCAGTATCTGGCACATGTGGCGTCCTCACACAAGTCTGGCACTCTGGGTCGTCCCAAAGACAGCGCCCTACAG ATGGATGGGACGCGCTCTCTGGGTCGTGGCAGTAGTTCTGTGAACAGG ACTATGCAGTAT GGGGAACTGGAGAGACAGTTACTGCAAGCAAACCCCATTCTTGAGGCCTTCGGCAATGCCAAAACCGTCAAAAATGACAACTCTTCCAGATTT ggcAAATTCATCAGAATCAATTTTGATGTTGCTGGATATATTGTTGGTGCTAATATTGAGACCT ATTTGCTGGAGAAGTCCCGAGCCATTCGTCAGGCTAAAGAAGAGCGAACCTTCCATATCTTCTACCAGCTCCTCTCTGGAGCTTCTGAGGCCATGAGAA AGGAGCTTCTGCTGGGCAGTGCGGATCAGTACCGCTTCCTCTGCGGGGGGTCACTTCCTGTTCAGGGTCAGAGTGATTCAGAAAACTTTACGCAGACAATGGACTCGGTGACTATCATGGGCTTCACCCAGGAAGAGTCCACAT CTATGTTAAAGGTGATCTCTGCAGTGCTGCAGTTTGGGAACATCACGTTTCACAAAGAGAAGAACACCGATCAGGCCTCAATGCCGGATGACACAGCAGCGCAGAAACTCTGCCACCTGCTGGGCATCAGTGTACTGGAGTTCAGCCGAGCCATTCTCACCCCCCGCATTAAAGTGGGCCGCGAGTACGTCCAGAAGGCCCAGACCAAGCAGCAG gctgATTTTGCAGTGGAGGCTTTGGCGAAGGCCACATATGAGCGTCTTTTCCGTTGGCTGGTGCACCGCATCAACAGAGCCCTGGACCGCAGACAGCGTCAGGGGGCCTCGTTCATCGGGATCCTGGACATCGCTGGATTTGAGATCTTCCAG cTGAACTCATTCGAGCAGTTATGTATCAACTACACTAATGAGAAACTACAGCAGCTGTTCAATCACACCATGTTTGTACTGGAGCAAGAGGAGTACCAGCGAGAGGGCATCGAGTGGAACTTCATCGACTTCGGTCTGGATCTTCAGCCCTGTATCGACCTCATTGAGAGACCG GCTCATCCTCCCGGCGTCCTGGCATTGTTGGATGAGGAGTGTTGGTTTCCGAGGGCAACTGATCGCTCATTTGTGGACAAGCTGTCAGCTGAGCAGGGTTCACACTCAAAGTTCATGCGGCCGAGGCAGCTTAAAGAAGAGGCCGACTTCTCCATTAAACACTATGCTGGCAAG GTGGACTATAAGGCAGATGAGTGGCTGATAAAGAACATGGATCCATTGAATGATAATGTTGCATCTCTCCTGCATCAGTCGTCTGATCCCTTCATCTCTGAGCTGTGGAGGgagg TGGAGAGGATTGTGGGTCTGGATCAGGTGTCATCTGGTGAGAGCAGTGGACCGGTGAATTTTGGGGCGGCCGGGCTCAAGACGAAGAAGGGCATGTTTCGCACCGTGGGACAGCTCTACAAAGAGTCCCTCGCTAAACTGATGGCCACCCTCCGCAACACCAACCCCAACTTCCTGCGCTGCATCATCCCTAACCATGAGAAAAGG GCAGGGAAGTTGAGTCCTCATTTGGTTCTGGATCAGTTGAGGTGTAATGGGGTGCTGGAGGGAATCAGAATCTGCAGACAGGGCTTCCCGAACCGCATCCCATTCCAGGAGTTCAGACAGAG GTATGAGATCTTGACTCCGAATGCTATTCCTCGAACCTTTATGGATGGCAAACAGGCGTGTGAGCTAATG ATCAGTGCTTTGGAGCTGGACAAGAACCTTTTCCGGGTGGGACAGAGTAAGGTGTTCTTCCGGGCTGGAGTTTTGGCTCACCTGGAGGAAGAACGAGACTTGAAGATCACTGACACTATCATCCACTTCCAGAGCGTGGCCCGTGGATATCTTGCCAGGAG GGCGTTCCATaagaagcagcagcagctcagCGCTCTGCGTGTGATGCAGAGGAACTGTGCTGCGTACCTGAAGCTCAGAAACTGGCAGTGGTGGAGACTCTTCACCAAG GTGAAGCCCTTGCTGCAGGTGACCCGCCAGGATGAAGAGATTCAAGCTCGGGAAGCACAGCTTCAGAAAGCCAAAGACAATCTGAGTAAACTAGAGCATGACTTTTCTGAACTGGACAGAAAAAACCAACAG CTGATGGAGGAGAAGTCAGTGCTGACTGACCAGCTGCAGGCGGAGGCGGAGTTATTCGCAGAGGCAGAGGAAATGAGAGCGCGGCTGGCCAGTCGCAAACAGGAGCTTGAAGATGTGTTGGGGGAGCTTGAGAGCCGattggaggaggaagaggagaggaccCTTCAGCTGACCAATGAGAAGAAACGAATTCAGCAACATGTGCAG gaTCTGGAGGAACAGCTCGAGGAGGAAGAGGGAACACGTCAGCGCCTCCAGCTGGAGAAAGTCACCCTGGAGAGCAAAGTGAAGAGTCTGGAGGCTGAGACGCTGACTGTGGGAGAGCAGAGAGACAGATTAAGCAAG GAGAAAAAACAGCTGGAAGAGAGACTGAATGAAGTGTCAGATCAACTCACAGAAGAAGAGGAGAAGGTGAAGAGTCTTAACAAgctgaaaaacaaacaggaagcTGTCATTGCTGATTTAGAAG AGCGTCTGAAGAGGGAAGAGCAGGGCCGTCTGGAACAGGAGAAGTGGAAGAGGCGGATGGAAGGAGAGGCAGTGGAGGCCCAAGAGCAGCTGTCTGACCTGAGCTTACTCGTCACTGAGCTGAGAGGCAGCCTGAgccaaagagagaaagagatcacCACACTACAGACACG gctggaagAAGAGGCGGCACGTCGTACAGAGGCTCAGAGAGCCCTGAGAGAGGCCATGTCTCAGGTCTCTGAGCTCAAAGAGGAGGTGGACAACGAAAAAGGAATGAGGGAGAGAGCTGAGAAACAGAGGAGAGATCTGGGAGAGGAGTTAGAGGCATTGAGGACTGAACTAGAAGATACATTGGACACTACAGCTGCTCAGCAAGagctcag gtcTCGCCGTGAGGCTGAGTTAGGAGAGCTTCAGAGATGTTTGGAGGAGGAGACCCGTCGTCATGAAGCCCAGCTGTCAGAGCTCCGCATCAAACACACCGCTGCCATAGACTCCCTACAGGAGCAGCTGGACAACGCCAAGAGA TCCCGTCAGTCTCTGGAGAAGGCGAAGGCCGTTCTGGAGGAGGAGCGCATGAACCTGAGCGCTGAGCTGAAGACTTTACAGGGAGGGAAGATGGAGAGCGAGAGGGGCAGAAAGCGAGCAGAGGGACAGTTACAGGAACTCAACGCACGCCTCTCACaggctgagagagaaagaggggagcGAGAGGAGCGACTAAGTAAACTCCAG TTGGAGCTCGAGTCTCTGTCCAGTTCCCTATCCTCATCTGAGTCCAAATCTCACCGCCTAAGCAAGGAGGTCAGCAGTCTGGAGAGCCAACTACATGATGTGCAg GAGCTACTGCAGGAAGAGACACGGCAGAAGTTGGCGCTGGGCTCACGTGTACGTGCTCTAGAGGAAGAAAAAACTGGATTGATGGAGAGactagaggaggaggaggagaagaccAGAGAACTTACACGCCAGATTCAGAACCACACACAACAG CTGTCTGATCTAAAGAGGCAGACCGAGGAAGTGAATTCAGCGGTGGAGGTCGGTGAGGAGGCCAGGAGGAAGATGCAGAGAGAGCTGGAGAATgccatacagagagagaaagccaaagaagaagagaaagaacgcatagagagacagaaagaacgGCTGAGAGAAGAGATAGAGGACATGACAATTGCTTtgcagagagaaagacaaaactGCACTGCTCTGGAGAAACGACAGAAGAAATTTGATCAG TGTTTGGCAGAGGAGAAAGCAGTTAGTGCTCGGCTGCTGGAGGAACGGGACCGCGCAGAAGCAGAGAGTCGAGAGAAGGAGACGCGTTTCCTGTCTCTCTCTAGAGCCTTGCAGGAAGCAACAGATCAGAGAGATGAGCTGGAGAGAACCAATAAGCAGCTCCGCCTGGAGATGGAGCAGCTCGTCAACGCCCAAGATGACGTGGGCAAAAAT GTTCATGAGCTAGAACGTTCTCGACGGGCTTTGGAAACAGAAGCCCAGTCTCTGAAAGAACAGACCCAGGAGCTGGAGGATGAGCTGACAGAAGCTGAGAACGCTCGCCTCAGACTGGAAGTCACCCTTCAGGCTCTTAGAGCTCAGTTTGAGAGAGAGATCAGCACTAAAGAGGAGAAAGGGGAAGAAAAGAGGAGAGCACTCAACAAACAG GTGCGAGAACTTGAAACAATGCTTGAAGAGGAGAAGACTCAGAGAGCTCAGGCTTTGACTGTCAAAAAACAACTGGAGACAGAGCTGCAGGAGGCGGAGGCTCAGGTGGAAACAGCCAATCGGGGCAGAGAGGAAGCACTAAGACAGATGAAACGTCTCCAG ACTCAGATGAAGGAGCTTATTCGTGAGCTTGATGAGACCAAGTTGGCTCGAGACGAGATTGTTGCCCAGTCAAAGGACAGCGAGAAACGGCTGCAGACGCTGGAAGCAGAACTATTACAGCTGACAGAG GAGCTGGCTGTTTCTGAGAGGCAGCGGAGACAGGCCCAGCAGGAAAGAGAGGAACTGGCAGATGAAATCGTCAACAGTACAACTGGAAA ATCTGCACTGTTGGAAGAGAAGAGGCGTCTTGAGGCCAGAATCACTCAGCTGGAGGAAGAGTTGGAGGAGGAACAAAGTAACGCTGAACTACTAGccgagagacagaggaagagcaACTTACAG GTTGAAACACTTACAGTCCAGTTATCTGGAGAGAGGACGCTGGCACAGAAGAGCGAGAGCGCACGAGAGACTCTGGAGAGGCAGAATAAAGACCTGAAAACTCGTCTCAGTGAGATGGAGGGGGCAGTGAAGGGAAAACATCGCCTCAGTGTCGCCGCCCTGGAGGCCAAGATAGAATCTGTGGAGGAACAACTGGAGCAGGAGAGACA GGAGCGAGCCATGGCCAATAAGCTTGTGAGGAAAACAGAGAAGAAACTGAAAGAAGTTCTGATACAGGTGGAAGATGAAAGGAGACATGCAGATCAGTATAGAGAACAG TTGGATAAGTCTATGGGACGTCTCCGTCAGCTGAAGAGGCAGTTAGAGGAGGTGGAGGAAGAGAACTCTCGCTCCAACGCTCAGCGCAGGAAGCTACAGAGAGAGCTGGAGGAAATGAGCGACAGCATGCAGATCATGAACCGCGAGCTCAACACTCTCCGTTCCCAACTCAG gcGAGCTCCGCTCCCTATCTCCATGCGTGCTGGCCGCAGGGCTCTGGTGGATGACCTTTCTCAGGAGAACTCTGATTCTGAGGATCCAGGTGCTTCTCCCACCCCGTCCAGTGGCCCTCCGGGTACCCCCACACCCTCAGACAATGCCCTGGGCCCCCCTCCCCCATACAGCCTTACCGACGCTGAATAA